The genomic region CGGCGTCGTCGAAGTGCAATCGCAGCGTGCGGCCGAACAGACTCGCGCTCACCGGTGACCGGTCTCCCGGCGACAGCGCCGGATCGCGCGCGTCGCAGTACTTGTTGCAGATCGTGGCCTGGGTGGACATCGTCACCGCCGGAGTGCTCGGGGGCGGGGTCGGCGCACCGAGCGGGGCCGACAGCGTTGTCAGGGCAAGCAGAGCAGCGAGCATCGGAATCTCCCTGGGCGGTGGAAGAGAGCGCTTGCATGGCAACGTAGGGCGCTGTGCGTAATCCGGTCAATACGTCACGTGAGGGAAACGGAGGACAGCCTCGCTATATCTATGCGAATCGCATATATTACTCGGCATGGAATCAGTCCTGGAATCAGCGCTCGATCGGTGGCACACGGCAGTCAACGAAGGGGATGTGGTCAAAGCCGAAGCGGCGGTCAGTGACCCGATCGTGGTCCTGGGCCCGCGCGGAGCGGGGCCGATCGGTCCCGGCGAGTTCGCGGACTGGGTGACCCGGTCCGGCATCCGGTTGGTGCCGCGGTCGTGGCATCCCATCAGCGAGCGCCTGATGGTGGTCGAGCAGGACGCGACCTGGCCGGACAGCACCGCGCCGACTCGGGTGGCCACGGTCTTCAGGGTCACCGGCGACGTGGTCTCGGCCGCTCTCCGGCTGCCGGACCTCGCCGCTGCCCTGGACCTGGCCTACATCTGCCGCGAACTGGCCGCGACGGAATGAGCGACACCGAAGCACCGGCACCGGATACGGGCCCTGGGCAAACACTGTTCGCCTTCGTCCGGCACTGGTCCCGGCGGTGGAACGCCGCCGGCGACGGGCAGGTGGCGCAGCGCGGACGTCAGGTCCTCGTCACCGAGGCCGTGCACGCCCTCAGCGGCCGGGGAACGGCGACGATCAACGCCGTCGCCCGCGAGATCGGTATCGACCAGAGCGGCGCGTCACGGCTGGTGAAGGACGCGGTCAGCGCCGGCTATCTGGCGCTGAGGCCCGCGGCTGACGACGCGAGGCGCCGCGACGTCTCGATCACTCCCGCCGGCCTGGAGCTGCTGCAGGACGCGCACCGCTGGCAGGAGACGATGTTCGACCAGCTCACCGAACGCTGGACGCCGGAGCAGAAGACCGAGTTCCATCGTGCGATGCGGAGCCTGCTCGACCGGTCGCACACGCTCGGGCCTGGCTGAAGCTCACTTCATCAGCGGCGTGATGGTCCCGCCGGTGCTGAGGTGGCCGCTGACCCGGGAGGCGATCCGGCCGGGAACCGCTGCCACTGCACCGGGAACGGATTGCGAGCCGATGGTCAGCCGGTCCACGTTCCGGCTGCCGGCGGCGAGCAAGTACGTCGTACCGGTGGGCGAGGTCCAGGCGGTCGTGGCCAGCACGTTCTGGTCGAAGCGGCTGCAGATCGCCGTGTTCGTCGCGCGGCCGCCGGACAGTCCGGCGGGGAACAGCTTGACGCTGGCCCAGCCGCTGCCTGCCCAGCTGTCGGAGCGGGTGCAGACCCAGCTGCCGTAGGTGCCGTCGGGCAGTTGCTGTTCGGCGAATGTCCAGTTGTTAGCGGACTTGACGCCCCTGTCCTGCAGGGATCGCAGCCCGCAGACGGTCCGTGACCAGCCGACCAGCGCGGCCCCGCTCGTCGCCTCCCGCGGCGAACGCGCGGCACCGAACGACGGCGGCGGCAGGTAGGTGAGGTGCACCGGCGAGAGGCCGCCCAGGTGGGTCACCAGGAAGGAGTGCTTCTCGGCGATCGCTTCCGACGACCGCAGTTGCAGCGCGGGCCAGGACGAGCAGTCGCCGGCCGGCGGCTT from Kribbella flavida DSM 17836 harbors:
- a CDS encoding MarR family winged helix-turn-helix transcriptional regulator, giving the protein MSDTEAPAPDTGPGQTLFAFVRHWSRRWNAAGDGQVAQRGRQVLVTEAVHALSGRGTATINAVAREIGIDQSGASRLVKDAVSAGYLALRPAADDARRRDVSITPAGLELLQDAHRWQETMFDQLTERWTPEQKTEFHRAMRSLLDRSHTLGPG